Proteins encoded within one genomic window of Arachis ipaensis cultivar K30076 chromosome B08, Araip1.1, whole genome shotgun sequence:
- the LOC107612233 gene encoding L-ascorbate oxidase homolog, with translation MVLRRLLDFGKKLPIPDALLINGQRDSAVFISQAGKTYKFRVSNVRLRTSINFRIQGHSLKLIEVEGAHTLQDTYESLDIHVGQSVV, from the exons AT GGTACTAAGGAGACTATTGGACTTTGGCAAGAAACTTCCTATTCCTGATGCTCTTCTCATCAATGGGCAAAGAGATTCTGCTGTCTTTATCAGTCAAGCAG GGAAGACTTACAAATTCAGAGTGTCCAATGTTAGGTTAAGAACATCAATCAACTTCAGGATTCAAGGCCACTCATTGAAACTTATTGAAGTTGAAGGTGCTCACACATTACAGGACACATATGAGTCCCTTGATATTCATGTGGGTCAATCAGTGGTATAG